The proteins below are encoded in one region of Winogradskyella helgolandensis:
- a CDS encoding RagB/SusD family nutrient uptake outer membrane protein yields MKNINQVIKQLALMVAFCMVVFSCTDKLEENDGQLAADDLDFTISDDMVLPLIGGYSAVYSRGWEDPLLIGVRGDDVNAGGLGDQPQFADTDLFIYDNGFWMYNQIWENFYGDIVRIVSSRETIQSYKDFAVDQEDLDRADQYMAECKVLSGFTHFQMSRLWGDIFIIGSSDISAELENGVKTKAEVMQYISDLMDEAIPFLLDARPNEREDVTGGVTKYTALAIKALANLELENYQEVANVTGEIINSGKFNLYPDFYQLFKKPGERSNENLFELQFSDYGTESGAANTHLYAPFGPSSWTPAVEGAAAGWGFYEPSLKFIKFMLDRGETTRLSTSVNFTPRGIDEITSDPAYATLPSFVTNVSQDGDIFNDYSRAIFSSGKHYLPSTQLTPGRTSYGSGKNFIVIRYAEILLMYAEALTQGASGSAGSADQAVNEVRGRVGMSALSNVTNEQVMDEKFAELAMEWGIRYFDMIRLNKYEELSYEGRTFTAEDELLPYPQAQLDLLPLE; encoded by the coding sequence ATGAAAAATATAAATCAAGTAATAAAACAGCTAGCATTGATGGTAGCGTTCTGTATGGTCGTTTTTTCTTGTACAGATAAATTAGAAGAGAATGATGGTCAGCTAGCGGCAGACGATCTCGATTTTACAATCTCAGACGATATGGTATTACCACTTATTGGTGGGTATTCTGCTGTATATTCTAGAGGATGGGAAGATCCATTACTTATTGGTGTAAGAGGTGATGATGTTAATGCTGGTGGTTTGGGTGATCAGCCACAGTTTGCAGATACGGATCTTTTTATCTATGATAATGGCTTTTGGATGTATAACCAAATTTGGGAGAATTTCTACGGAGATATTGTGAGGATTGTAAGTTCTCGTGAAACTATTCAATCTTACAAAGATTTTGCTGTAGATCAGGAAGATTTAGATAGAGCCGATCAATATATGGCAGAGTGTAAAGTGCTAAGTGGTTTTACTCATTTTCAAATGTCAAGGTTATGGGGAGATATATTCATTATAGGGTCTTCTGATATTTCTGCTGAGCTAGAAAACGGTGTAAAAACTAAAGCTGAAGTTATGCAGTATATCTCAGATTTAATGGATGAAGCAATTCCGTTTTTATTGGATGCTAGACCTAATGAAAGAGAAGATGTAACTGGAGGTGTAACAAAATACACAGCATTAGCGATAAAGGCCTTAGCAAATTTAGAATTAGAAAATTATCAAGAAGTTGCTAATGTTACAGGCGAGATCATCAATTCCGGTAAATTTAATTTATACCCAGATTTTTATCAATTATTTAAAAAGCCCGGAGAACGTAGTAATGAAAACTTGTTCGAGCTGCAATTTTCGGATTATGGTACAGAATCGGGAGCTGCAAACACTCACTTGTATGCACCATTTGGTCCTTCAAGTTGGACACCAGCTGTAGAAGGAGCTGCTGCTGGTTGGGGTTTTTATGAGCCTAGTTTAAAATTCATCAAGTTTATGTTAGACAGAGGTGAAACTACAAGATTATCAACAAGTGTAAACTTTACACCTAGAGGTATTGATGAGATTACTTCTGATCCGGCTTATGCAACATTACCTAGTTTCGTGACAAATGTATCACAAGATGGAGATATTTTTAATGACTATTCTAGAGCAATCTTTAGCAGTGGTAAACATTATTTACCATCAACACAGTTAACACCAGGAAGAACAAGTTATGGCTCTGGTAAAAACTTCATAGTTATCAGATATGCCGAAATTTTATTAATGTATGCTGAAGCTTTAACACAGGGAGCAAGTGGTTCTGCTGGTTCAGCAGATCAAGCGGTTAATGAAGTAAGAGGAAGAGTTGGAATGTCTGCCCTTTCAAATGTTACCAATGAGCAAGTTATGGATGAGAAATTTGCAGAGCTTGCAATGGAATGGGGAATACGCTATTTCGATATGATAAGATTGAACAAATATGAAGAATTAAGTTACGAAGGACGCACATTTACTGCTGAAGACGAGCTTTTACCGTATCCACAAGCACAATTGGATTTATTACCACTTGAATAA
- a CDS encoding SusC/RagA family TonB-linked outer membrane protein: MKTKISLLLMLFISICSFAQQIEINGIVTSESDGMPLPGTSVIVKGTSRGTTTDFDGKYIIKVDLGEQIEFSYVGFVPQVVTVAGETEINITLKDDVASLSEVVVVGYGTQKKADLTGAISTVKSEDIAKTPSGNIMQSIQGKVAGVQVVSSGSPGGSPTVRIRGVNSYKGGATPLYVVDGMFYDTIDFLDSNQIETISVLKDASSISIFGQAGVNGVIIIETKNGRTEQKPVFTYNGYSGYQNAQNVVKMANAEQFVTMAYESNSQPDIDFVNNAIQRFGRSRVNPNIPDVNTDWYKEILRVAPITSHGIGVAGGTEKTTYSVNANYFSQEGILDMKNEYERFNIQSNIEIELSDRLKIGTNAIFSNATQYNPENGAWFQAYFAVPILPVYDYTNTQATSTPYSDATLLGYRGSQNPFPVMTYNNNQLKIRKVLTSMFLEYALVPEKLKFKTSYSHDYSTISERNVRSPYYISGQSQREISNIRRAELKYSKQIWDNTLTYTDTFGDHNVTVLAGSSYRDYQDNTFIATGNDIQGIGLESSWYLNFADPTTFSDQVSEIGDREYSIAFFSRLEYSFKDKYLLNATIRHEGDGRFPRELWVTTPAVGLGWIISEEDFMQDNNVFNFLKLRAGWGQLANGFLGGSAGTRTVSQVTTDIGDVPTNGILTTNTFRNLKREILEETNFGISSRLFNDKLSLEVDYYIRDTKDLVLPKDTPITAEVVDANIGEMRNQGLEIAANWNQRINDNWSFSVGGNIATLKNEVTRIDSEQGYFDTGSAEFRQRLIVGEPVNAFYGWEVAGVYQNDAQVAADPTAQYEANENSNTLIPGDFIYKDQNNDGIIDDEDRIVLGSYLPTFSYGGNLNVSYKNFDLSVAVSGQTGNKILNRKRGEVIYTNDTNIDADFAVNRWHGEGTTNSYPSSEGRRKAWNQKMSSFFVEDGAYFRVQNIQLAYTIPAKSLGENMPEVRFTCTAERPITLFSYNGFNPEISSGVDRETYPVPAVYTFGVNIKI; encoded by the coding sequence ATGAAAACAAAAATTAGTCTATTGTTGATGTTGTTTATTTCAATCTGTTCTTTTGCTCAGCAGATTGAAATCAATGGAATTGTAACAAGTGAAAGTGACGGGATGCCCTTACCTGGGACAAGCGTCATTGTAAAAGGAACGAGCAGAGGAACCACAACGGATTTTGATGGTAAGTACATAATTAAGGTAGATCTTGGCGAACAAATTGAATTCAGTTATGTTGGTTTTGTCCCTCAAGTTGTAACCGTCGCTGGTGAGACTGAAATAAACATTACGCTTAAGGATGACGTGGCTTCACTGAGCGAAGTTGTTGTTGTGGGTTATGGAACACAGAAAAAAGCGGATCTAACAGGTGCTATCTCTACTGTAAAATCTGAAGACATCGCGAAAACACCGAGTGGTAACATTATGCAGTCTATTCAAGGTAAAGTGGCAGGTGTACAAGTTGTAAGTAGTGGTTCACCTGGTGGTTCACCAACAGTAAGAATTAGAGGTGTTAACTCTTATAAAGGTGGTGCAACTCCTTTATATGTAGTAGATGGTATGTTTTATGATACTATTGATTTCTTAGATAGCAATCAAATTGAAACGATTTCAGTTTTAAAAGATGCGTCTTCTATCTCTATTTTTGGTCAAGCTGGTGTTAACGGTGTAATTATCATTGAAACAAAAAATGGTAGAACGGAACAAAAACCAGTATTCACCTATAATGGATATTCTGGTTATCAAAACGCTCAGAATGTTGTAAAAATGGCAAATGCAGAACAATTTGTTACAATGGCTTATGAGTCTAACTCGCAACCAGACATTGATTTTGTTAATAATGCTATACAGCGTTTTGGTCGTAGTAGAGTAAATCCCAATATTCCAGATGTTAATACAGATTGGTATAAAGAGATTTTACGTGTAGCACCAATTACAAGTCATGGTATAGGAGTTGCTGGTGGAACAGAAAAAACAACTTACAGTGTTAATGCTAACTATTTTTCTCAGGAAGGTATTTTAGATATGAAAAATGAGTATGAGCGTTTCAATATTCAATCTAATATTGAGATAGAATTATCTGATCGTTTAAAAATAGGAACGAATGCGATTTTTAGTAATGCAACACAATACAATCCTGAAAATGGAGCATGGTTTCAAGCGTATTTTGCCGTGCCAATTTTACCGGTTTATGATTATACCAATACACAGGCAACATCTACTCCGTATTCAGATGCAACTTTATTAGGATATAGAGGTTCGCAAAACCCGTTCCCTGTAATGACCTATAATAATAATCAACTTAAAATTAGAAAGGTTCTAACAAGTATGTTTTTAGAGTACGCTTTAGTTCCAGAAAAACTTAAGTTTAAAACATCTTATAGTCATGATTATTCTACAATCTCTGAGCGTAATGTGAGGTCACCTTATTATATTTCAGGACAGTCACAAAGAGAAATTTCTAATATTAGACGTGCAGAGTTAAAGTATTCAAAACAAATTTGGGATAATACATTAACTTATACTGATACTTTTGGAGATCATAATGTAACGGTACTTGCTGGTTCTTCGTATAGAGATTATCAAGACAATACTTTTATTGCAACAGGAAATGATATTCAAGGTATTGGATTAGAAAGTTCATGGTATTTAAACTTTGCGGATCCAACGACATTTAGTGATCAGGTTAGTGAAATCGGTGATCGTGAATATTCAATAGCATTTTTCAGTAGATTAGAATATAGCTTTAAGGATAAATATCTACTTAATGCTACGATAAGACATGAAGGTGATGGAAGATTCCCTAGAGAGCTTTGGGTAACCACGCCAGCTGTAGGTTTAGGTTGGATAATTTCTGAAGAAGATTTTATGCAAGACAATAATGTGTTTAACTTCTTAAAGTTACGTGCAGGTTGGGGACAATTAGCAAATGGTTTTCTTGGAGGAAGTGCAGGTACAAGAACTGTGTCACAAGTAACCACAGATATTGGAGATGTTCCAACGAATGGTATCTTAACAACTAATACGTTTCGTAATTTAAAACGGGAAATTTTAGAAGAAACCAATTTTGGTATTAGTTCTCGTTTATTCAATGATAAATTAAGTTTAGAGGTGGATTATTATATCCGTGATACTAAAGATTTAGTACTTCCAAAAGATACACCAATTACTGCAGAAGTGGTTGATGCTAATATTGGAGAAATGAGAAATCAAGGTTTAGAAATTGCAGCAAACTGGAATCAACGTATTAATGATAACTGGAGCTTTTCTGTAGGAGGAAATATAGCGACACTTAAAAATGAAGTGACTAGAATCGATAGTGAACAAGGTTATTTTGATACCGGAAGTGCAGAATTTCGTCAAAGACTTATCGTAGGAGAGCCTGTAAATGCTTTTTACGGATGGGAAGTAGCTGGTGTTTATCAAAACGATGCTCAAGTTGCTGCAGATCCAACAGCGCAATATGAAGCAAATGAAAACAGTAATACCCTGATTCCTGGTGATTTTATTTATAAGGATCAAAATAATGATGGTATAATTGATGACGAAGATAGAATAGTTTTAGGGTCATATTTACCAACATTTTCTTATGGTGGAAATCTAAATGTGTCTTATAAGAATTTTGATTTATCTGTAGCGGTTTCTGGTCAAACAGGTAATAAAATCTTGAACCGCAAAAGAGGTGAAGTTATTTATACAAATGACACAAACATAGATGCTGACTTTGCTGTTAATAGATGGCATGGTGAAGGCACTACAAATTCATACCCATCTTCTGAAGGGAGAAGGAAAGCATGGAATCAGAAAATGAGTAGTTTCTTTGTTGAAGATGGTGCATATTTTAGAGTTCAAAACATTCAATTGGCTTATACAATTCCAGCAAAATCACTTGGTGAAAATATGCCAGAAGTTAGATTTACATGTACAGCAGAACGTCCAATAACACTGTTTAGTTATAACGGATTTAACCCTGAGATTAGTAGTGGAGTTGATCGTGAAACTTATCCAGTTCCAGCGGTATATACTTTTGGTGTAAATATTAAAATTTAA
- a CDS encoding helix-turn-helix and ligand-binding sensor domain-containing protein: MKKLLVFLLFLFVFSSDCYSQFTPSIHNYTLAEYKAGNQNWDITRADNGKVYVANNSGLLEYDALVWKFFPLPNKTIIRSVLAVDDVVYTGSYEEFGYWKRDDFGTLEYFSLSKMIPDLISPNEEIWEIVSFNGKIIFRSFLNIYIYDFENVIQLRPSSVIISCSVVDENLYVSTLNEGVFLLKGKTLEPFYFNEVLLDTKIISINKYKDKLLLMTSLKGSFFLDKGRLIPTNFEINKQIQRHQLNEFSILDSGDMVFGTIKDGVFLTDNNGKSKFHISKENGLFNNTILGQSIDNTGNLWLGLDNGISNIELNSSNYFFNDISGKLGAVYDIVKYKGVIYIGTNTGLFWLDENEKLQFIEGSQGQVWDLEIIEGDLLCGHNEGTFIVDKNKFTNISTHTGGWTIKKVPERKHTYIQGTYSGLVKFEKISGEWHVKHLGKTTIPSRFLVFENPHTAWVAHATKGVFKFNFDDNFDTITSVKDYHHKGISSNYNIRVYNIRNNISFKSNEGWQKYEPILDSIVPYELLNDLLGKNSYIISDDNTDLFALKSKDGFIKFRSFNTAHDEFFLNDVFLKNRYIVGYENVSKINDSSYALNLDNGFMVINSTSITDANLYKPDIESISISDSPITLTHINEDQIDFKFKENIAVELSSSKSLNHFFEYNISEADVAEDDSLWYKIDGNRVEFSNLIDGDYLISFRTSDNAGNVSAIQSLNVDVYPPWYRDTLGYILYILLAGLTIVVFYSLHNKKIAKEQRLIKIKYQKAQQELLREKTLENEKRIVELKNESLQNEIKLKSKQLANNAMALVKKNETLQDIKKDLMINKEGFNNYYSYKKLVKKLDNSIVLKDEWEVFENNFSQVHDEFFVALKTKHSKLTPKDLKICAYIKMNLSSKEIAPLMNISVRGVETHRYRLKKKLNLENDISLVDYLLNIKN; this comes from the coding sequence ATGAAAAAATTGTTAGTTTTTTTACTTTTCTTATTTGTTTTTTCTTCAGATTGCTATAGTCAATTTACTCCAAGTATTCATAATTATACTTTAGCAGAATATAAGGCAGGTAACCAAAATTGGGATATTACTAGGGCTGATAATGGTAAAGTTTATGTTGCTAATAATAGTGGGTTATTAGAGTATGATGCTTTGGTTTGGAAATTTTTTCCATTACCAAATAAAACTATTATAAGATCAGTATTGGCTGTAGACGATGTTGTTTACACAGGGTCTTATGAGGAATTTGGATACTGGAAACGCGATGATTTTGGGACCTTAGAATATTTTTCTTTAAGTAAGATGATTCCAGACCTTATCTCTCCAAATGAAGAAATTTGGGAAATAGTAAGTTTTAATGGTAAGATTATTTTCAGGTCATTTCTAAATATTTATATCTACGATTTTGAAAATGTCATTCAGTTAAGACCTAGTTCTGTTATAATTTCTTGTAGCGTCGTTGATGAAAATTTATATGTAAGTACTTTAAATGAAGGAGTGTTTTTGTTAAAAGGTAAAACGTTAGAGCCTTTTTATTTTAATGAGGTATTGTTAGATACCAAAATTATTTCCATTAACAAGTATAAGGATAAGCTATTGTTAATGACATCATTAAAAGGAAGTTTTTTTCTAGATAAAGGTAGGTTGATCCCAACTAATTTTGAAATCAATAAACAAATTCAAAGGCATCAATTAAATGAATTTTCCATTTTAGATAGTGGAGATATGGTTTTTGGGACTATTAAGGATGGTGTCTTCTTAACTGATAACAATGGGAAATCTAAGTTTCACATTAGTAAAGAAAATGGCTTATTTAATAATACTATTTTAGGACAGTCTATAGATAATACAGGTAATCTTTGGTTGGGCTTAGATAATGGTATCTCTAATATAGAGCTCAATAGTAGTAATTACTTTTTTAATGATATCTCGGGTAAGTTGGGAGCTGTCTATGACATTGTAAAATATAAAGGAGTCATTTATATAGGAACCAATACAGGGTTATTTTGGTTGGATGAAAATGAGAAGTTACAATTTATAGAGGGGTCACAGGGCCAGGTTTGGGATTTAGAGATTATAGAAGGGGATCTACTTTGCGGGCATAATGAAGGTACATTTATCGTAGATAAAAATAAGTTTACTAATATTTCTACACATACAGGTGGCTGGACCATAAAAAAAGTACCAGAAAGAAAACACACCTATATTCAGGGTACATATTCCGGTTTAGTGAAATTTGAAAAAATATCAGGTGAGTGGCATGTGAAGCACTTAGGTAAAACCACAATACCTTCGCGCTTTTTAGTGTTTGAAAATCCGCATACAGCTTGGGTAGCTCATGCAACCAAAGGTGTTTTTAAATTTAATTTTGATGATAATTTTGACACGATAACTTCAGTAAAAGATTATCACCACAAAGGAATAAGTTCTAATTATAATATAAGGGTATATAATATTCGTAATAATATTAGCTTTAAATCTAATGAAGGTTGGCAAAAATATGAGCCCATTTTAGATTCTATAGTCCCTTACGAATTGCTTAATGACTTACTTGGAAAGAACAGTTATATCATATCTGATGATAATACAGATCTGTTTGCTTTAAAAAGTAAAGATGGATTTATAAAATTTAGGTCGTTCAATACTGCGCATGACGAGTTTTTTCTTAACGATGTATTTCTAAAGAATAGATATATTGTTGGATACGAAAACGTTTCCAAGATTAATGATTCTAGTTATGCTTTAAATCTTGATAATGGTTTTATGGTCATAAATAGTACTTCTATCACAGATGCTAACTTATATAAACCAGACATTGAATCTATTTCAATAAGTGATTCACCTATTACTTTAACTCATATTAATGAAGACCAGATCGATTTCAAGTTTAAAGAAAATATAGCTGTAGAATTATCCTCTTCAAAATCTCTTAACCATTTCTTTGAATATAATATTTCTGAAGCCGATGTTGCTGAAGATGATAGCTTATGGTATAAAATTGATGGTAACAGAGTAGAGTTTTCAAATCTTATAGATGGTGATTATCTTATCTCTTTTAGGACAAGTGATAATGCGGGTAATGTATCTGCAATTCAATCTTTGAATGTAGATGTGTATCCTCCTTGGTATAGAGATACGCTTGGTTATATATTGTATATTCTTTTAGCAGGTTTAACGATAGTTGTGTTTTACTCACTTCACAATAAAAAAATCGCAAAGGAGCAACGCCTTATTAAAATTAAATATCAAAAAGCTCAGCAAGAGCTATTACGAGAGAAAACGTTAGAGAATGAAAAGCGAATCGTTGAGCTTAAAAATGAATCGCTGCAGAATGAAATAAAGCTTAAAAGTAAGCAGCTAGCGAATAATGCTATGGCCTTGGTTAAGAAAAATGAAACGTTGCAAGACATCAAAAAAGATTTGATGATCAATAAAGAGGGCTTTAATAATTATTACTCCTATAAAAAGCTCGTTAAAAAATTAGATAACTCTATCGTCTTAAAAGACGAATGGGAGGTCTTTGAGAATAATTTTAGTCAAGTACACGATGAATTTTTTGTAGCGTTAAAAACAAAACATTCCAAGCTTACACCAAAAGATTTAAAGATTTGTGCTTACATCAAAATGAATTTATCTTCAAAAGAGATTGCACCACTTATGAATATCTCAGTAAGAGGGGTCGAAACGCATCGATATCGATTAAAAAAGAAATTAAATTTAGAAAATGACATTTCTTTAGTGGATTATTTGTTAAATATTAAAAATTAG
- a CDS encoding fasciclin domain-containing protein: MKLKMNRILAGVMCMLFVVTTACNDGEKEEEKREMEAAKIEMEANQKVDIENMEEEKKAMAMETSVAGKAIANEDLSTLVAALKAADLVAMLSEPGDYTVFAPSNQAFSKLPEGTVDNLLKAENKESLQGILKYHVVSGKLTSDQLLEAIKGGKGKYTFKTVAGEELTIMMDGDQYMIQDSRGKKSQVVQGNVDASNGIVYVINDVLMTKK, translated from the coding sequence ATGAAATTAAAAATGAATAGAATATTGGCTGGAGTGATGTGTATGTTATTTGTAGTAACAACAGCATGTAATGATGGTGAAAAAGAAGAAGAGAAGAGGGAGATGGAAGCTGCAAAAATTGAAATGGAGGCTAATCAGAAGGTAGACATAGAAAATATGGAAGAAGAAAAGAAAGCTATGGCTATGGAGACAAGTGTTGCAGGTAAGGCAATAGCAAATGAAGATTTGTCCACTTTAGTTGCCGCATTGAAAGCTGCTGATTTAGTTGCAATGTTATCAGAGCCTGGTGATTACACTGTTTTTGCGCCATCTAATCAAGCGTTTTCTAAATTACCAGAAGGTACTGTAGATAATCTATTGAAAGCTGAGAATAAGGAAAGTCTTCAAGGGATATTAAAATATCATGTCGTTTCTGGAAAATTGACTTCAGATCAATTGTTAGAAGCAATTAAAGGCGGGAAAGGTAAATATACTTTTAAAACAGTTGCAGGTGAGGAATTAACAATTATGATGGACGGTGATCAGTATATGATACAGGATTCTAGAGGTAAAAAATCTCAAGTCGTTCAGGGTAATGTTGATGCGTCAAATGGTATTGTATATGTAATTAATGATGTGCTAATGACTAAAAAATAA
- the ilvD gene encoding dihydroxy-acid dehydratase, producing the protein MSELNKYSKTVTQDPTQPAAQAMLHAIGLTKEDFFKPIVGIASTGYEGNPCNMHLNDLAKLVKEGTKNEDVIGLIFNTIGVSDGISMGTPGMRYSLPSRDIIADSMETVVQAMSYDGLITVVGCDKNMPGALMAMIRLDRPSILVYGGTIDSGCHEGKKLDVVSAFEAWGSKVAGTMEESEYQSIVEKACPGAGACGGMYTANTMASAIEALGMTLPFNSSNPALSDAKKTESVKAGEALRLLLEKDIKPSDIITRKSIENAVRLVTILGGSTNAVLHFLAIARAAQIDFTLKDFQTISDNTPFLADLKPSGKYLMEDVHAVGGIPAVLKYLLKKGLIHGDCLTVTGKTIAENLLDVDDLKEGQDVIKPIEEPIKISGHLRMLYGNLATEGSVAKITGKEGLCFRGKAKVFEGEYAANDGIRDGKVEKGDVVVIRYEGPKGGPGMPEMLKPTAAIMGAGLGKDVALITDGRFSGGTHGFVVGHITPEAQEGGTIAVVKDGDIITIDAETNSISLEVSEEELQKRRQQWKAPELKFERGVLYKYAKTVSSASKGCVTDEF; encoded by the coding sequence ATGAGCGAATTAAACAAATACAGTAAAACCGTTACACAAGATCCAACACAACCAGCAGCTCAAGCCATGCTGCATGCAATTGGGTTAACAAAAGAAGATTTTTTTAAACCAATTGTAGGTATTGCAAGCACAGGTTACGAAGGTAACCCATGTAATATGCACCTTAACGACTTGGCAAAACTGGTTAAAGAAGGTACAAAAAATGAAGATGTTATTGGGTTAATTTTTAACACTATTGGTGTTAGTGATGGTATTTCCATGGGAACTCCAGGCATGCGTTACTCATTACCATCGCGTGATATTATTGCAGATTCTATGGAAACTGTTGTACAAGCTATGAGTTACGATGGTTTAATTACCGTTGTGGGTTGCGATAAAAATATGCCAGGAGCATTAATGGCAATGATTCGTTTAGACAGACCAAGTATTTTAGTTTATGGAGGTACTATAGATTCTGGTTGCCACGAAGGAAAAAAATTAGATGTCGTGTCAGCGTTTGAAGCTTGGGGAAGCAAAGTTGCTGGTACCATGGAAGAAAGTGAATATCAAAGTATTGTTGAAAAAGCCTGTCCAGGAGCTGGAGCATGTGGTGGCATGTATACTGCAAACACAATGGCTTCTGCAATTGAAGCTTTAGGAATGACACTGCCTTTTAATTCTTCTAATCCTGCATTAAGCGATGCTAAGAAAACAGAATCTGTAAAAGCAGGAGAAGCTTTACGTTTACTTTTAGAAAAAGACATAAAACCTTCTGATATTATTACTCGAAAGTCAATAGAAAATGCGGTGAGATTAGTTACCATTCTGGGCGGATCTACAAATGCTGTCTTACACTTTTTAGCAATTGCCAGAGCTGCTCAAATAGATTTCACATTAAAAGATTTTCAAACTATTAGTGATAACACCCCATTTTTGGCCGATTTAAAACCAAGTGGTAAATATTTAATGGAAGATGTGCATGCTGTTGGAGGAATTCCTGCGGTATTAAAATATCTTCTTAAAAAAGGACTTATACACGGAGATTGTTTAACTGTCACAGGAAAAACAATTGCAGAGAATTTATTAGATGTCGATGATTTAAAAGAAGGACAAGACGTCATTAAACCCATTGAAGAACCTATTAAAATATCAGGACACTTAAGAATGTTGTATGGAAATTTAGCAACCGAAGGAAGTGTCGCTAAAATCACTGGAAAAGAAGGCTTATGTTTCCGTGGTAAAGCAAAAGTTTTTGAAGGAGAATATGCAGCAAACGATGGTATTAGAGATGGGAAAGTTGAAAAAGGAGATGTAGTTGTTATCAGATATGAAGGACCAAAAGGAGGACCCGGAATGCCAGAAATGCTAAAACCAACCGCTGCAATTATGGGCGCTGGTTTAGGTAAAGATGTCGCTTTAATCACCGATGGAAGATTCTCAGGAGGAACCCATGGCTTTGTTGTTGGCCACATCACACCTGAAGCACAAGAAGGAGGTACCATAGCCGTCGTCAAAGACGGAGACATTATTACAATTGATGCTGAAACTAATTCAATTTCATTAGAAGTTTCAGAGGAAGAATTACAAAAAAGAAGACAGCAATGGAAAGCACCAGAATTAAAATTTGAACGTGGTGTTTTATATAAATATGCTAAAACCGTTTCATCAGCATCTAAAGGATGCGTAACTGATGAGTTTTAG